The sequence below is a genomic window from Uranotaenia lowii strain MFRU-FL chromosome 2, ASM2978415v1, whole genome shotgun sequence.
TGGAAGGCGGTAGGCTTACCCTAGGTCACAGGTTTAGTGACATGAACGTTCACCGGAAGAAGATGAACGAttgtgaggttatcaccgaacaaccgTTCAAAGAATTTATCGGTTGTTTGAAGTATCTGGCGATAAATATCATCGAGACCAGATATTTGTGCAGCGGTTAGTGCACTAAGCTAGTACCAGGCCAGCCCTGAGATAGGAGCCCTCTGCCATgcggtcaaggaaggtttgtggttaacaaacttccttggtgaattgggtgtggttagcactcctttcaagTTAATGGAGGACtacatcccttgcatccagtatctggaagaggcgcggactcattagcggatgaagcatctggatgtgAAATATGCATTTATCAGGGAGATCGTAAAGAGCGGTCAGCTTTCTTTGagacacatctctactgaggatcagccagctgatgcgttcacgaaggcgttaccaagggcgaggcacgcgaagctgttcagcattctcaatttgcgaattgaggggaggtgttgatacttacggtttcggaTGCCTGTAGAAGAACCGCTTTTCCGGATCGGACCGATCCATTAGCGGAATGTTATTGTTTCACCGCGCGGCACAGAACCacattgctgccgattgcagcagaaccaaaacattgttcgttttggttcctcttgctatttccaattcgcaatcgaaaacaaaaaaaaaaaaacgacagctctaaaaaaaatcgtgaaaatggtgttttttttacccgttagaccctaccccccccttaagtgattcaaagcaataactcaaagactatttcgccgaaagaaacattgaaaagtaactaaatccgtggtatttcacatatgggactgttatgcgagtatatttcatatgggacagccacgagttgatatttttctcgaaatttctagaacaaaatcttttttttttattgttttatattaaaGCCCTTTGTTtaaaatgacgaactgtcagctcagatgaaaaatgatgaaaattcatatgggactgttatgcgagtaggggcagtgcAGGGTTTGTTAAAACcttcacactagtcaaaagtgtttcctaatCAAATCCTTTTTCCCATTCCTCAAACAACATTCTTttctaggatgcagaggtaaccttaAGTAGATTAAACGTGCTTAAGTATTGACTAAACATGAATTTATTTGCCGTTTTTAACTGTAAAATATGCAGTGTCAACTTCTGGGTGAATGCTTTCACCGATGTTGAAATATGGCCCGAAGTATGATTACAAAGAATTTCACCTCATCATGAAATTGATTGCGCattgttttatttaatgtttCCAAAGATACTCCGAGAAGGAAAAGTAATTGAAAATCAGATAAATGGTTGAGGTGTGCCTCTCTGCCGATATTGGAAGTTCCCCGAAGGCTTCGCTCGTTTTCGGTGGGAAAGTTGTGGTGGGCTTGATGCGTTTGTTttgcaacaaacaacaacaacatcaccCCGGCAGAAGTGTCTTCAGAGGTCTCCCCGGTATTCATCGTCGTCCATTAATGGGGACggtaaaaagagaaaaatgaatCGAAAAGTCCTTGCGGCGCATTCCGTTAAGTCGGCCGTATGCTGAATGAAATGAGTGATATGTGTTTTGTGAGTGTAGGGCTGACGCCCCGGGGGCTTTTTTCGGTTTGGTTTGGTATCGTCAGGTGAGTTGATTCATTCGATTCGATATATTCAGATTTAGTTAAGTATTATACTCACATCTCCAGTATGGTGTACATTTTCTTCTCCATCAGCACCACATCGTCAGCACCCTGCTGAACCATCACCTGGCAGAAGGTTCGCTTAGCGCAGGATGGGTTCTTCCAGTCGGTTTGCCGGAGCTGCTGTTCGAAACCCACTCGTCCCGGCCGAGGAAGATCCCGTTCTACGTCCTGCAGCGTCTGGGCAAAGCTGTCGTCGTACGCACCGATGGCGCGCTTTCTCCGGTTGCGTAATCCTTCGTTGCTGTTGCCGCTAATCGATTGGATACTGTCGTCGTCATAATCGATACTTAGCTCACCACTATCTTCGGCCCGCTTTAGGTCGATGATCTCGATCACATCACCCTGATCGTCAAATCGATCGTTCCGGTAGATTTCGTTATCGAGAATGGTGTTCTCCAGGTGAGTAGGATTGGCTGCCCGTTTTGCTCGCTTTGTCCGGGAAATGGGTTGATCCACGGGTTCCATTCGAGTGATGGCCGTTGAGGGCACAACTAGGTAATAGTTTTCCGGATGAGTATGGATACCCTCCATGGCTCGTTTGTGTTCTAGATCATCCAATTCCATTACCAATTGTTCACCGGATCTCCGCAGAAGGTCCATGTCAAAAAAACGACCCACAGTAAGAGCACCCAAACCCAGGGCAGCACCTCCAGCCAAAACTCCTAGAGCCGGGAGAACAATTGAATTTGTACCTGATGCCACCACCAGATCAGCTTTGTCCTTAGCTTCATTAGGCCGCTTagcaaatcccagatttttagAGATCTTTTGTCCGGCTTCGACGATTGGATCGAGCACGGGTTTTGCGAATTCTTGCATCGAGTGGATCCCATTTTGAAAGCTGTCCTTTACTTGTTCCGTTATCTTTACCCAGAAAGGACGTTCCGGCCTAACACGGCGAATAAAACCGTAATTGTAAGGGTAAGTAGCGGGCATCTTCTTGGCGGGTTGGTACAGTTCGTCATAAGGATTCTTGGGGGAAAACTTGACACCTGGTGGAGCGTCGTAATAATCCTTACCCAACATGGCCGGCTCAATGGCAAATGGGGAATGGTCATTATGTTTACTGTACTCGACATTAATTATTTTCTTAGTAGCTTTCGGAGTTGGCTTACTCTCTGGTGGTACAAATTTGGCTGGCTGAACTCCCAACTCGGGGTGAGCATACTGAAGTACTGGCTTCCGGGAATCTTCCAGCTCACtttgaagctggttcgatccgGGGATGGAATACATTTTCGAAACCGGATAAACGggattgcctggattttgaaGCATCCTTCGTTGAATCTTCGGCTGTTCGGCAAAGATCTCCTTGTTTGGAGTTCTAGCTGCGTAGTAATGTTTTTTGCTTTCCTGatcattgattttcttaatatagTCAATCAATTTGGCATTCGAGAGACGTGCATTATCGGCACGTGAAAACGGTCCAATATTTGTGGGGAATCGAATCGGTTCTGCATCGTTGACTCTTATGCTCGATCGCAGATTGTCTTCCACACTAAACGGTCCAAAGCTTTTGGAATTGGACTCATCAAGGGGGAAATTGTCGGCCGTTGTAAAGGGGCCAATACTCCGGCGACGACTTGTTCCGGTGGTCATTTCACTTGATGGCTTTGCAAATATCAACTGTCCATAGGCATCACCGGTGCCTTCCAACTTTTTCGGTACCTGGCCTTTCTCGTATGGAACCAATTCACCATTAATGACCCGAGCGTTCCGCCAGACTTGATGTTTGTCTGCTTCATCATCTGGAACTCGAATACCGTGAACTACCGGAATGCCATCTTCGCCAATCTCCTGCAATGCTCGTGCCTTTTTTGTGCCGGTTTTCGCCAGGGGATTATCTTTCATGTAAATGGCATCCGAGCTTATTACCACTGGAGCCGGTACATTGACCGAATCATCCACTGGACGGCTGCTTACCGCAATCCTAACCGATCGACGATCGTTTTTGATCGAGCTTTCATCTTCAAAAAACCGACTCGGTTTATCGACTCGATTGACATGCTCCAAGAACGCATTTATAATGTCCATCGATTCTTGTTTACTATCGCTCGCTATCCGGTAACCATCGGAAGATGAAGGTCTAACACTGCTCGGAGTCTGGGATCTGGAGTGACCAGACTTTTCATCCCGTTTCTTAACGATTATCTCCACCATCCGGCCATTGTTCGATCGGACGTTCAATTTTTGCGTGTTGCTCGGGTCCAAACTTCGGGACACTTTCAGCTCGGTTCTGGTATAGGTCGGCCGGATAAATTTGAGCTTGGTGCTCTCGGAGGTGGATTTTTCCGAGGGGGCCACCGAGAACGATGACTTCGAAGACGATAGGGGTGATGTGATGGTGACCGTGCCATTGCCAAAGGCTTCTGATAGGCTCGCTGTCGTGATGTTGAACGCTAGCCAGAGGCCAAAGGTCAAAAAGGGAGATGAGATCTGCAAGCGAAGaaatggtttgaaaatattataataatgtaatataatataatatacctaataataataataaaaaatgtaacaataatTTAGCAACAAAATGTAACAATAATATAgcaacaaaattgacagaatactactattcggtacatctccagaaagcttttgaaaatatgtcatAATGTCATATGTCGTTAAATCAGCTTCTATCGACAAAACAGTGAGTGCCGAATTTCTCATCAACATAGAtacaaagcatttttttaggacttggtaggctgtgccCGAAGCTGACATATTTTTTGGgagctaaattttgtttttgtaattgaagaaacaatttgttAAGAACTGTGAATCTGTTTcaagaaaagtgaaaagtacCCTAAATTTGAAGatacgtccaaaaaaagaatTAAGCGCCGAAGCCAAAAAGTTGTCTTTGTCGAAGTTTAGAAAAAAGGAGCAGCTCTTATTCACTGACGGACATTAAAAACGACAGATAAGTACAGAGtaccaacatcatttttttcagaattgatTACCTATTAAATTAAACAAGACGCCTAGACGCATGCATGGATCATTCGTTTTGAgcatgcataaatttaaaaatgtggaATAAATTTTGAGTGAGTTTAATTTGTGAGACCAGGAGCAAACATAGTCttttacttttcacaaaaagatgtgcgaaatgtaaagaaatttatttttctcatatatTACTTTAAATTGAAGTTCAATGAAACCATTATTTTCTGATAGGCATATTAATAAAGAcgaaatttaagtaaaattattttatattcttGATTAAGCTAAATAAATGAATACATTTCAACAACAGATAAGGATATTTGAATGTTATCATAAAAATATGCCTCAAATTACATTTTCTGAAGTCATTGCAcaaagaaaacttttgaaaattgcaaggccaaaatatggcatatgaccaaGGCGATCAGTTTGAAGTGATtgatattgtttaatttttcatattccgGATTTAAAATCCTCGCGGAAATGTGGATACCacgtagttttgtttttttttgttcaatgagCTTGcttaagtttataaaaatagGAACAAGTCAACTGTTATATAACCATTACAACACATATTCTGTtcaagtttgatttaaaatattacaaacacTAAAAATTGCCTGAATAGATACGAAATTTCAGTctacgacaaagttgttcaacggaaaattttctttaaagaatttataaagtGGCACAAaaactcggttccacagaataaaaaaaatatgtcgatTTTCCagtataaaatattaaattttcgcATACAAAcgtaaaattctaaatttattcatgtaaacgtcacttggaaattctgcaaaaaatcatgaatgagttttgccATAAActaaccccagggtttgagaaattcaatcaTGGCCCCAAATcgacgaaaatatttttgaaatcagagTTCAAGTAGGCGTTGCCGTCGACACGCAaggattaaaaatttttgctccgtaaaataagtgtttttttccAGAAGCAAAAAATAGCATAAATACAATTAATCTAACATGGAATTCAACTGATTATAACTGCGAATGTGAGAATTGTGAACCAATTGTGAAGTGCGCTGTATCGTATTTAGAAAATCCCGTGGATATTTCGTACACCAGAAAGAACTGAAGGGCGACGAAACGAAGGACACAAGTCTTTCATTTTCCAAGATGCTTACATGTTTTGGAtatgttggtaaaagaagaagGCACGCAAAGTGTTTTTGAAATCGATGCTGGCCCGTGGCTTTAACAGGTTGCTAACCCATGAAGAATGGTTGCTAGCTcctgatgaatgatgaatgatgaataatgaatgatgaatgatgaatgatgaatgatgaatgatgaatgatgaatgatgaatgatgaatgatgaatgatgaatgatgaatgatgaatgatgaatgatgaatgatgaatgatgaatgatgaatgatgaatgatgaatgatgaatgatgaatgatgaatgatgaatgatgaatgatgaatgatgaatgatgaatgatgaatgatgaatgatgaatgatgaatgatgaatgatgaatgatgaatgatgaatgatgaatgatgaatgatgaatgatgaatgatgaatgatgaatgatgaatgatgaatgatgaatgatgaatgatgaatgatgaatgatgaatgatgaatgatgaatgatgaatgatgaatgatgaatgatgaatgatgaatgatgaatgatgaatgatgaatgatgaatgatgaatgatgaatgatgaatgatgaatgatgaatgatgaatgatgaatgatgaatgatgaatgatgaatgatgaatgatgaatgatgaatgatgaatgatgaatgatgaatgatgaatgatgaatgatgaatgatgaatgatgaatgatgaatgatgaatgatgaatgatgaatgatgaatgatgaatttttagttAATTCTTAAtccgtttttccttttttccgaGAAACTGAATCATCGGCAAGGAATTCCGAACATGCTGTTGCTGTGTTGTTCAACTCGTGCTCATCAATCGCACTACATAATCCTATTCAATATTTATCGAGCAGATATGAAGTGCGAATAAACAACTCGGAGCGGCGCGCGCTTCCATGCTAGATTAGCGTGACAGATTCCAATTAGATGGATCACAGCCGAACTCGTTAGCGAAAAGCGAAAACGATGTTACGCTTTTTGCCCCCATCTCGTCAAACTTTTCTGTGCTCTGTTCTCTCGCAAAGTTGAATCAAAACACCGCTCGGTCTATCATTAAATGGTGAGAAAGTTCCGTTCACGACTCGCTAGTTTTGGTAGGAGCTTCGTCGCGCACATCAGCAGTCGAAAGCAAAAGTGTGTCGCGGAAAGCTCAGCCTCTTCTCCTGTTCCTTCTTCTTGCAGGTGGCAGCCTAGCTAGGATTATGCAATATGGccaaatattttcttgtttatGTTTTGTGTTTGCTTTTCTCACGTCTTGTGACCGGTTTTTTCTTCTCCTCTTTTTCCAGCAACATCGTCATCGATGGTCGTTGTAAATCAAAAATTCCGACATGTAGGCCACCAAGTCGTGGTCAAGTCGGGGGCCTCGAACGAAAGTAAGAGTGAAAAGTAGGAAACGGAATGAAACGTTCGCGGATCGCGCGATAATTATTATGCCATCAAATATGTGTGAGCTTCGCAAAGTTTCATCATAGCTGCGAGGTCATTAAGAGGTGGTCGTCATCGGCGTCAAAATtgttgttcatattttttgcgCTTTTTTGTTGCTTGCTCTTTCTTTCCACTCCGATGCGATGGCGTAACTGCGAAAAAATTGGGTCTTCCGAGATGGTGTAATGGCCGAGATCTGGACCAAATTTTATTGACCTCGAAGTGGGcttttgaaaatgtgataagTATTTGATGAGTCATTAAATGGAACGGCTGCGGGGCCATAAAGTTATAACATCATCAAATCGAAGCTGGGAAATATCAAGGGATGATGCTCATGATGCTTGAAGGAAGTTTTCAAGTAGGATTGATAGtcctgaaaatttttaacttatccaatgtatttttcgaaaattctctATAAGGTTGATTATGatgaaactcaaaatttacTTTGAAATCGGACTAATCGAAAGAACAGATGTAGCAATGCTACATTGTAGCTGTCTATCTAGGTTTCTATTCGTAAGAACTATGTTAATTTTTTAGTGTCTCCCAATCCGGGAATGAGCTGAGCttagcttaaggttgccagatttttttcagcacgtaacCGGGCCGGACTAACcggcaatttttaaataaaaacctagcaaattccgggcattcgatttcaaattgacgactataaatccgggcaatatccgggcaaattttgtcaaaactaagAAATATCTTAACAAAAATCCAGGAAAAGATAGGAAAAGATATGAAATTCAAGGAATTCAAGGAaaagatatgaaaaaattgtttttcataaaaactcatcgattgattttgaaccgtatttaggcttccaaaaaacctttcatgattatttttataaaacctgctcaaaaaatttcattttggaggtgtttgttgtatttttttgtttaatttgccaaataataagaaaaaatcctggcaaaatccggtgTTTTTTAACGTGTGACTCACACGGGGTGGATCTGCTAGTGGGCTGATTGTTTCCGGACTGACTTTGCGATGTGCGAACAGCGCACAGAGAACACGTGTCAGAAGAGAGCCTTCTCTTCAGTAGACACGGCAGACTGGATCGGTAGCATTGGTCTGGACGCGTAAAGACTAAACTCTTTGGGTTTGGTTTTGACAAGAACCGGGTTTGCGCCACCAATCACTATCGGGGATCCAAGCAGTGGAACAGAGCAGAGAAACAACTCCAGGACGAGAAAGGCAGGAACACCAATATTTCCAACTTTGTCTCTTGTCACGTTTATTTCTCTTCACTTCTCTATTTACAACTTAACTACACTGCTTACTAAATGGAACTAACTCAAGGCGCACTGagaatgcgcccttaaataggcaGACACGCAAGCACAGGACCACGTGCTTGCGCCAGATGGAAACGCCTAGAACGTGCTAGGCGCGTCGCGCATAATCTTTCAGCGAGAGCAGCCTCCTCGTTCTCTCGGCGCCGTACTCTCGCGTCTGTGTGGCACTCTTCTCCTCTCGTGAGTGCTCCGGGCGTCGTTGCTGGACATCGGCGTCGTGTGTCGGGAATCGCTCGCTGCTGCTGGGAGCTTTCGTAGCGAACATACTCCCCCCGTTGGAATTCCATTCCAACACATTTGATGGTTCTCCACGCTGCGGCGATGAATCACTGCTGAGGCTGCAGGTGGGTGTTGAGCTCTTGCCGTCTTGGAGGGACGAATCGCCTCGGAACATGATATCCGCCGGATTGTGCGCTGTGTTGATGCAGCCCCATTGGTAATCTTTGGTAAGCTGAACGATTTCAGCCACTCGACTTCGATCATACACTGGTAGACATTCCAAGGGTTTCTTCAACCAAGCCAACACCATTTGGCTATAGGACCatacaggcgcggtcctatggggggggtgatcggggtgatcaccccccccaagcggcaaaaaaccgttacgaaaTACACGCAAACGttggattttatataaaaactaagaacttttcctagtaggtgtactttcgaattctcaaatttttccactccgtgggggtgtttctCCAAAAAAGATTTTACTAATCACTTAATagctttaaattgaaaaaaagtcgtTACACCtaactaaaacagctgtaacttgcaattccctggaaCGGATTTCCCAAAATAACTTTCGTTAAGGTACTCAGCGTTGAAAAagaatttgctgaccatatacgctaccggccataagtttgggatcaccccctcaaaaacaagaaaatttgtttggtcATATCTCAgacatattgcatttcttttgatcttattctaaagtcgatgaacaaaaccttttttgtatatttttggcaaaatgtatgtttatttaatactagctgatcccatacgaactccgtttcgctttcaacttggaatatgtcatgaacagtttttatggaagtcaattgccaagcattctccagatgcacttctgaattcattgttaagtaataattgcaaaattattggacgatcactttgtctgtcgtctgctactaaattttaaatcaggaatcagttgaccgtgccaaaaaaccacgtgtataaatttcgactaaatcattgcataacaacgcaattattgccaaaaagctaaacccctttcgggggctcttatacaatgaAATCGATTGcgcttccctcaaaactcccgtgtgcaaattttcaaagcaatccattgtacaatatcgtcaatattgctaaaaacagtgaaaatttaattaatatggacgacccctttcgtcgacccctggcaaaacatttgacatctgaaatcgattgcccgtccctgaaaactaccgtgtgcaaattttcatcccaatccgatgtataataacgacgatattgcaaaaatattgaaaggtttatatggacgaccccctttgccggctcCGTACGGGAATTTAATACCtaaaatccattgctcatctctcaaaactttcgtgtatcaattttcgtctgaatccgatatataataacgacaatatcgcatcaacagtgaatagttaatatggacgacccctttgaccgacccctgattttagtttggataagtaaaatcagttgtttgtccctaataactcctatgtgcaaactttcatcccaatccgatggataaaaacgtcaaaatcactAAGTTACTGAGAacttaatatggacgaccccttttgccggccccttacactgaatttgatacttcaaatcgattgcacgtcactcaaaactatcgtgtaccaattttcatctgaaaacgatgtttaataacgtcaatatcgcaaaaacaccgaacagttaatatggacgacccctttggctgaccccttacacaaagtTTAACACcagaaatcgatttctcgtctttcaaaacactcatgtgcaaattttcatcacgatccgacgaaaattaACGTccatatcgcgaaaacaatatttgtcttctatggacggcccccttcaaaaggggtcatccgaaaatctaaaaacatttttcatcattcctggtcctaatgagcatccgtgccaaatttcagacctctagcccttaagacggctgagtctatagaggacaaacaaacaaacaaacaaacaaacaaacaaacatacagaaattgctttttatatatatagatgactTAAACTTAAGttgaagttggaaaatttccaaaatatcgcactttatatttcaacccgATTAGTTCAGGGTTGGGTGAacccaatttaaaaaatcgagttgcatttgaatcttttttataaCCGTCAAaacacattgtttttcaat
It includes:
- the LOC129747925 gene encoding uncharacterized protein LOC129747925; this translates as MRSLISSPFLTFGLWLAFNITTASLSEAFGNGTVTITSPLSSSKSSFSVAPSEKSTSESTKLKFIRPTYTRTELKVSRSLDPSNTQKLNVRSNNGRMVEIIVKKRDEKSGHSRSQTPSSVRPSSSDGYRIASDSKQESMDIINAFLEHVNRVDKPSRFFEDESSIKNDRRSVRIAVSSRPVDDSVNVPAPVVISSDAIYMKDNPLAKTGTKKARALQEIGEDGIPVVHGIRVPDDEADKHQVWRNARVINGELVPYEKGQVPKKLEGTGDAYGQLIFAKPSSEMTTGTSRRRSIGPFTTADNFPLDESNSKSFGPFSVEDNLRSSIRVNDAEPIRFPTNIGPFSRADNARLSNAKLIDYIKKINDQESKKHYYAARTPNKEIFAEQPKIQRRMLQNPGNPVYPVSKMYSIPGSNQLQSELEDSRKPVLQYAHPELGVQPAKFVPPESKPTPKATKKIINVEYSKHNDHSPFAIEPAMLGKDYYDAPPGVKFSPKNPYDELYQPAKKMPATYPYNYGFIRRVRPERPFWVKITEQVKDSFQNGIHSMQEFAKPVLDPIVEAGQKISKNLGFAKRPNEAKDKADLVVASGTNSIVLPALGVLAGGAALGLGALTVGRFFDMDLLRRSGEQLVMELDDLEHKRAMEGIHTHPENYYLVVPSTAITRMEPVDQPISRTKRAKRAANPTHLENTILDNEIYRNDRFDDQGDVIEIIDLKRAEDSGELSIDYDDDSIQSISGNSNEGLRNRRKRAIGAYDDSFAQTLQDVERDLPRPGRVGFEQQLRQTDWKNPSCAKRTFCQVMVQQGADDVVLMEKKMYTILEMMHPTLGASLTDHLSEVTDAIRQQDCNRFVCLQRS